Proteins found in one Pseudoxanthomonas sp. SL93 genomic segment:
- a CDS encoding response regulator produces the protein MTYTAPPPTASAPPARVLVIDDEPQIRRFLDISLRAQGYRVALADSGHAGLAELAAHGADLVVLDIGLPDLDGHEVLRELRQWSQVPVIMLTVRSGEGEKVAALDGGANDYVTKPFGVQELMARIRGLLRTHATAADAGMPRFDDGHLHVDLGRREVTLDGEPVVLSRKEFALLALLLQHAGRVVTQPQILRELWGPSHQHDTHYLRILVGKLRQKLHDDATAPRYIATEPGVGLRFVPGG, from the coding sequence TTGACCTACACCGCACCACCGCCCACTGCTTCCGCGCCGCCGGCGCGCGTGCTGGTCATCGACGACGAACCGCAGATCCGCCGGTTCCTCGACATCAGCCTGCGTGCGCAGGGCTACCGCGTGGCGCTGGCCGACAGTGGGCACGCCGGGCTGGCGGAACTGGCCGCGCACGGCGCCGACCTGGTCGTGCTGGACATCGGCCTGCCCGACCTGGATGGCCATGAGGTGCTGCGCGAACTCCGTCAGTGGTCGCAGGTGCCGGTGATCATGCTGACCGTGCGCAGCGGCGAAGGCGAGAAAGTCGCCGCGCTGGATGGCGGTGCCAACGACTACGTCACCAAGCCGTTCGGCGTGCAGGAACTGATGGCGCGCATCCGCGGCCTGCTGCGCACGCACGCCACCGCGGCCGACGCCGGCATGCCGCGGTTCGACGACGGCCACCTGCATGTGGATCTGGGCCGCCGCGAAGTGACGCTGGACGGCGAACCGGTGGTGCTGAGTCGCAAGGAGTTCGCCCTGCTGGCGCTGCTGCTTCAGCATGCCGGCCGCGTGGTGACGCAACCGCAGATCCTGCGCGAACTGTGGGGCCCCAGCCACCAGCACGACACCCACTACCTGCGCATCCTGGTGGGCAAGCTGCGGCAGAAACTGCATGACGATGCGACGGCGCCGCGGTACATCGCGACGGAGCCGGGGGTTGGGTTGAGGTTCGTCCCCGGCGGCTAG
- the dusA gene encoding tRNA dihydrouridine(20/20a) synthase DusA, which yields MTSPAIPHEALRLSVAPMMDWTDSHCRVFHRQLAPHARLYTEMVHAQAVIHGDRDRLLGFDTVEHPVAVQLGGSEPQDLAQAARIAQDWGYDEVNLNVGCPSDRVQAGRFGACLMKEPALVADCVAAMIAAVDVPVTVKCRLGVDEQEDYDLFHAFIDQVSAAGCRVFFVHARKAWLQGLSPKENREIPPLRYDWAYRLKRERPELTVAINGGITTAEQVREHLQHTDGAMIGRTAYHEPYELHRMDVAMFGGELRARADLLRGWRPYVEAQLGRGVALKHLTRHVLGLFHAQPGGRAFRQILSEGAHKPGADWSLVERALDATSRELRPAA from the coding sequence ATGACGTCCCCCGCGATTCCCCACGAAGCCCTGCGCCTGTCCGTCGCCCCGATGATGGACTGGACCGATTCGCACTGCCGGGTGTTCCACCGTCAGCTGGCGCCGCATGCGCGGTTGTATACCGAGATGGTGCATGCGCAGGCGGTGATCCATGGGGATCGCGATCGGCTGCTGGGGTTCGACACGGTCGAGCATCCGGTGGCGGTGCAGCTGGGTGGCAGCGAACCGCAGGACCTGGCGCAGGCCGCGCGCATCGCGCAGGACTGGGGCTACGACGAAGTCAATCTCAATGTGGGGTGTCCGTCGGACCGGGTGCAGGCGGGCCGCTTCGGCGCGTGCCTGATGAAGGAGCCCGCGCTGGTCGCCGACTGCGTGGCGGCGATGATCGCCGCCGTCGACGTGCCGGTGACGGTGAAGTGCCGGCTGGGCGTGGACGAACAGGAAGACTATGACCTGTTCCATGCCTTCATCGACCAGGTCTCCGCCGCCGGTTGCCGGGTGTTCTTCGTGCATGCACGCAAGGCCTGGCTGCAGGGCCTGTCGCCGAAGGAGAACCGCGAGATCCCGCCGCTGCGCTACGACTGGGCCTACCGGCTCAAGCGCGAGCGCCCGGAACTGACCGTGGCCATCAACGGTGGCATCACCACGGCGGAACAGGTGCGCGAGCACCTGCAGCACACCGACGGCGCGATGATCGGCCGCACCGCCTACCACGAGCCCTACGAGCTGCACCGCATGGATGTCGCCATGTTCGGCGGCGAGCTGCGCGCGCGCGCCGACCTGCTGCGCGGCTGGCGTCCGTATGTGGAAGCGCAGCTGGGCAGGGGCGTGGCGCTGAAGCACCTGACCCGCCATGTGCTGGGTCTCTTCCATGCGCAGCCGGGCGGCCGCGCCTTCCGCCAGATCCTCAGCGAGGGCGCACACAAGCCCGGCGCCGACTGGTCGCTGGTGGAACGGGCGCTGGATGCCACCTCCCGCGAACTGCGACCGGCTGCCTGA
- a CDS encoding arginine deiminase-related protein yields MLTRDPQQFLACARTLAPDFGPATARAAFLVSPDGFLRAEQSAQDNHYMADAEAFDGDAALREHHELHRALAAHLPVICFPGREDTPDAVFPNNVFATVAGRLIVGRMRHEVRQREARRPDIRGFFRDVLGYAEVDLSAQHHPCELTGALVIDRARGLGFCGLSERCDEAGAALMHAAFGLRATLMFDLAPGEYHTNVVLAVLAGRAALVCAGGFADPAVVDMLGALYGPQAVMLSAAEHAAFAGNAIALAGDAVWMSRRADQALSAATRHALEHTAGLRVHSMPLQAIEAGGGSLRCCVAEVF; encoded by the coding sequence ATGCTGACGCGCGACCCGCAGCAGTTCCTTGCCTGCGCCCGCACGCTGGCGCCGGATTTCGGCCCGGCCACCGCGCGCGCGGCTTTCCTGGTGTCGCCGGATGGCTTCCTGCGGGCCGAGCAGTCGGCGCAGGACAACCACTATATGGCGGACGCGGAGGCCTTCGATGGCGACGCGGCATTGCGCGAACACCACGAGCTGCATCGCGCGCTGGCGGCGCACCTGCCGGTGATCTGCTTCCCCGGCCGCGAAGACACGCCGGATGCGGTGTTTCCGAACAACGTGTTCGCGACCGTGGCGGGCCGGCTGATCGTGGGCCGCATGCGCCACGAGGTGCGTCAGCGCGAGGCGCGGCGACCGGACATCCGTGGTTTTTTCCGCGACGTGCTGGGTTACGCCGAAGTCGACCTCTCAGCACAGCACCATCCTTGCGAGCTGACCGGCGCGCTGGTCATCGACCGCGCACGCGGGCTGGGTTTCTGCGGGCTGTCGGAGCGGTGCGACGAGGCCGGTGCGGCACTGATGCACGCGGCCTTCGGCCTGCGCGCCACGTTGATGTTCGACCTCGCGCCCGGCGAGTACCACACCAATGTGGTGCTGGCGGTGCTTGCCGGTCGCGCGGCACTCGTCTGTGCGGGGGGCTTCGCCGATCCCGCCGTGGTCGACATGCTGGGCGCGCTGTACGGGCCACAGGCGGTGATGCTGTCCGCCGCGGAACATGCCGCCTTCGCCGGCAATGCCATCGCCCTGGCTGGCGACGCGGTCTGGATGAGCCGGCGGGCCGACCAGGCGCTGTCGGCCGCCACCCGCCACGCCCTGGAACACACAGCCGGGCTGCGCGTGCACAGCATGCCCCTGCAGGCCATCGAAGCGGGCGGGGGTTCGCTAAGGTGTTGTGTGGCCGAGGTTTTCTAG
- a CDS encoding response regulator transcription factor — protein MRILLVEDEAPLRETLAARLKREGFAVDAAQDGEEGLYMGREVPFDVGIIDLGLPKMSGMELIKALRDEGKKFPVLILTARSSWQDKVEGLKQGADDYLVKPFHVEELLARVNALLRRAAGWSKPTLECGPVALDLAAQTVSVNGSNVDLTSYEYKVLEYLMMHAGELVSKADLTEHIYQQDFDRDSNVLEVFIGRLRKKLDPEGELKPIETVRGRGYRFAIPRTGDA, from the coding sequence ATGCGTATCCTGCTGGTCGAAGACGAAGCCCCCCTGCGCGAAACCCTGGCCGCGCGCCTGAAGCGCGAAGGCTTTGCGGTGGATGCAGCGCAGGACGGCGAGGAAGGCCTGTACATGGGGCGCGAAGTGCCGTTCGACGTCGGCATCATCGATCTCGGCCTGCCCAAGATGTCGGGCATGGAGCTGATCAAGGCCCTGCGCGACGAGGGCAAGAAGTTTCCGGTGCTGATCCTGACTGCCCGTTCCAGCTGGCAGGACAAGGTGGAAGGCCTGAAGCAGGGCGCCGACGATTACCTGGTCAAGCCTTTCCACGTGGAAGAGCTGCTGGCCCGCGTCAACGCGCTGCTGCGCCGCGCCGCCGGCTGGAGCAAGCCCACGCTGGAGTGCGGACCGGTCGCACTGGACCTGGCGGCGCAGACGGTCAGCGTCAACGGCAGCAATGTCGACCTGACCAGCTACGAGTACAAGGTGCTCGAGTACCTGATGATGCACGCCGGCGAGCTGGTCTCTAAAGCCGACCTTACCGAGCACATCTACCAGCAGGATTTCGACCGCGATTCCAACGTGCTGGAAGTCTTCATCGGCCGCCTGCGCAAGAAGCTGGATCCCGAAGGCGAACTCAAGCCCATCGAGACCGTGCGCGGACGCGGCTACCGCTTCGCCATCCCGCGCACCGGCGACGCCTGA
- a CDS encoding sensor histidine kinase, with amino-acid sequence MPAPGAGAATPSHTGHAPAGRDRFDGWRPRSLRARQLLAASLALLAFLALAGYALDRAFVDTAQDNLRQRLKSYALKYTDDVEFTRNGLLVPPYNTPDPRFDMPDSGLYAQVLLPGGPWGSNSTLGPRLPEPPMLGALQESFEGPLPITRADGTPAEVYRYGVGYVWPGTSQHAEIPYSIYVLEDAQSLTTQIRVFRGSLWVYLGGAGLILLLLQMLVLRWSLRPLRRVISELTRVQRGELSGMTERHPRELEPLTDSINAFIESERENLERQRNTLADLAHSLKTPLAVLRTQLDHQNDPTEMREELDVQLKRMNNLVSYQLARAASSGHKLFSAPVAIEPHAEEIVRGLEKVYAAKGVLCEFEIDPRARFHGEPGDLQELMGNLLENAFKWARSRVLLTVRLGATAPQRRPGLYLAVDDDGPGIAEEDVAKVLQRGVRGDERVQGHGIGLSIVQDLIRDYRGELQVLRSEELGGARFEVTLPPGL; translated from the coding sequence ATGCCCGCGCCGGGTGCCGGCGCGGCGACGCCCTCCCACACCGGGCACGCGCCGGCCGGCCGTGACCGCTTCGACGGCTGGCGCCCGCGCTCGTTGCGCGCGCGCCAGCTGCTTGCCGCGAGCCTGGCCCTGCTGGCCTTCCTCGCACTGGCCGGCTACGCGCTGGACCGCGCCTTCGTGGATACCGCGCAGGACAACCTGCGCCAGCGCCTGAAAAGCTACGCGCTGAAGTACACCGACGACGTCGAGTTCACCCGCAACGGCCTGCTGGTGCCGCCGTACAACACACCCGATCCGCGTTTCGACATGCCCGACAGTGGCCTGTATGCGCAGGTGCTGTTGCCCGGGGGACCCTGGGGTTCCAACTCCACGCTCGGTCCCCGGCTGCCGGAGCCGCCCATGCTCGGCGCCCTGCAGGAATCGTTCGAAGGCCCCTTGCCGATCACCCGCGCCGACGGCACGCCGGCCGAGGTCTATCGCTATGGCGTCGGCTACGTCTGGCCGGGTACCAGCCAGCATGCGGAGATTCCCTACAGCATCTATGTGCTGGAAGACGCGCAGTCGCTGACCACGCAGATCCGCGTGTTCCGCGGCTCGCTGTGGGTCTACCTGGGCGGCGCGGGACTGATCCTGCTGCTGCTGCAGATGCTGGTGCTCCGCTGGAGCCTGCGTCCGTTGCGCCGGGTGATCTCGGAACTGACGCGCGTGCAGCGCGGCGAGCTGTCGGGCATGACCGAGCGCCATCCGCGCGAACTCGAACCGCTGACCGACAGCATCAATGCCTTCATCGAAAGCGAGCGCGAAAACCTGGAGCGCCAGCGCAACACCTTGGCGGACCTGGCGCACAGCCTGAAGACCCCGCTGGCCGTGCTGCGCACCCAGCTTGACCACCAGAACGACCCGACCGAAATGCGCGAGGAGCTGGACGTGCAGCTCAAGCGCATGAACAACCTGGTGTCGTACCAGCTGGCGCGCGCGGCCTCCAGCGGCCACAAGCTGTTCTCCGCGCCGGTGGCGATCGAGCCGCATGCGGAAGAGATCGTGCGCGGGCTGGAGAAGGTCTACGCCGCCAAGGGCGTGCTGTGCGAATTCGAGATCGATCCCCGGGCGCGCTTCCACGGTGAGCCGGGCGACCTGCAGGAGCTGATGGGCAACCTGCTGGAAAATGCCTTCAAGTGGGCGCGTTCGCGCGTGCTGCTGACGGTCAGGCTCGGCGCCACTGCGCCGCAGCGCAGGCCCGGGCTGTACCTGGCGGTGGACGACGACGGCCCCGGCATCGCGGAAGAGGATGTCGCCAAGGTGCTCCAGCGTGGCGTGCGCGGCGACGAGCGCGTGCAGGGCCATGGCATCGGCCTGTCCATCGTGCAGGACCTGATCCGCGACTACCGCGGCGAACTGCAGGTACTGCGTTCGGAAGAACTGGGCGGTGCACGCTTTGAAGTGACGTTGCCGCCGGGCCTGTAG
- a CDS encoding M90 family metallopeptidase, with protein sequence MRRFRRPAPFVEDALWQTASATTPWVDRLAPPRAQALRALTARFLHQKTITPVAGLALDDAQRVQLAALCCLPLLEFGEGGLRGWSQLIVYPDAFRVHRTHTDAAGVLHEWDDELAGEAWGAGPLILSWADVQADLAEPDAGFCVAVHEMAHKLDVLDGEMDGTPPLPRDWHRQWARDFQRAYDDFCMQVDLETETAIDPYAAEAPEEFFAVTTEYHFSAPDLLADAMPIVAGHLRRFYGVSPFAPSP encoded by the coding sequence CTGCGACGGTTCCGTCGCCCCGCTCCGTTCGTTGAAGACGCCCTGTGGCAAACCGCCAGTGCGACGACGCCGTGGGTAGACAGGCTTGCGCCACCGCGCGCGCAGGCATTGCGTGCACTGACAGCCCGCTTCCTGCACCAGAAGACCATCACCCCCGTCGCCGGCCTGGCGCTGGACGATGCACAGCGCGTGCAGCTGGCGGCGCTGTGCTGCCTGCCGCTGCTGGAGTTCGGTGAAGGTGGCCTGCGTGGCTGGTCGCAGTTGATCGTGTACCCCGATGCGTTCCGCGTGCATCGCACGCACACCGATGCCGCCGGCGTGCTGCACGAATGGGATGACGAACTGGCCGGCGAAGCCTGGGGTGCGGGCCCGCTGATCCTGTCGTGGGCGGACGTGCAGGCGGACCTGGCCGAGCCCGATGCCGGCTTCTGCGTGGCCGTGCACGAGATGGCGCACAAGCTGGACGTGCTGGACGGCGAAATGGATGGCACGCCGCCGCTGCCACGCGACTGGCACCGCCAGTGGGCGCGCGACTTCCAGCGCGCCTACGACGACTTCTGCATGCAGGTGGACCTGGAAACGGAAACGGCGATCGATCCGTATGCCGCGGAGGCGCCGGAGGAATTCTTCGCGGTGACCACGGAATACCACTTTTCCGCACCGGACCTGCTTGCCGACGCGATGCCCATCGTCGCGGGCCACCTTCGCCGCTTCTACGGGGTTTCGCCCTTCGCGCCATCGCCGTAG
- a CDS encoding DegV family protein, with amino-acid sequence MPTVPERPLTAPALRLALIAGARRVIAARDGLNRINVFPVADGDTGNNLASTLGSVLNGALSQPSRHAGDLLKRVGNDAIDGARGNSGAILAQFLYGVAEHVRNLPELDARSLAAAVRQGATSARLALAQPVEGTILSVISAFADELEATAAPGTASADARSGFARALLRARRALADTPRQMALLQRAGVVDAGAQGFVDLLEGIAEFVEGGPRAVRMRGNVPAAANEAVELDAHGHDIDPHRRWCTECLLLGEGLDRARLRAALEAEGADSIVIAGGPTRLRVHAHTGSPQALFDACARQGQVEGMKADDMVRQQHSASLPQKLVIVTDSAADLPDEIGERYGIGVVPARVDLDGRDYLDKVGLSTAEFYRRMAVSKQLPRTSQPPPGDFRRQFELSLAHHARVMYVGLSRALSGTLQSGEHAAARDEGRRVHVFDTINAACGQALLVWRAAELAEQGRSEADVVAELERLRPLTRMWATAPDISHAVRGGRIPRWAAPIARFTALTPMARMNAEGRMAVAGVLFTRERAPEAFARRVAGKLAAGTRWRVIVGHCDARPQAERLLAALRQRVSIHEDHLVETGAAIGAHAGPGALIVAVQPAPEG; translated from the coding sequence ATGCCGACCGTGCCCGAGCGTCCCCTGACCGCCCCCGCCCTGCGCCTGGCGCTGATCGCCGGCGCCCGCCGGGTCATTGCCGCCCGCGACGGTCTGAACCGCATCAACGTGTTCCCGGTGGCCGACGGCGACACCGGCAACAATCTCGCATCCACGCTGGGCAGCGTGCTCAACGGCGCACTCAGCCAGCCCAGCCGCCATGCCGGCGACCTGCTCAAGCGCGTCGGCAACGACGCCATCGATGGCGCACGCGGCAACTCCGGCGCGATCCTGGCGCAGTTCCTCTACGGCGTGGCCGAACACGTCCGCAACCTGCCGGAACTCGACGCGCGCTCGCTGGCGGCGGCCGTCCGCCAAGGTGCCACCAGCGCGCGCCTGGCCCTGGCGCAACCGGTCGAAGGCACCATCCTCAGCGTCATCAGCGCATTCGCCGACGAACTGGAAGCCACCGCGGCCCCGGGTACCGCCTCTGCCGATGCGCGCAGCGGCTTTGCGCGCGCGCTGTTACGCGCGCGGCGCGCCCTGGCCGATACGCCACGACAGATGGCATTGCTGCAACGCGCGGGCGTGGTGGACGCCGGTGCGCAGGGATTCGTCGACCTGCTGGAGGGCATCGCCGAGTTCGTCGAAGGCGGACCGCGCGCGGTGCGCATGCGCGGCAACGTGCCGGCCGCGGCAAACGAAGCCGTCGAGCTGGACGCGCACGGCCACGACATCGATCCGCATCGGCGCTGGTGCACCGAATGCCTGCTGCTGGGCGAAGGGCTTGATCGCGCGCGACTGCGCGCCGCACTGGAAGCCGAGGGCGCCGATTCCATCGTCATCGCGGGCGGACCCACCCGGCTGCGCGTGCACGCGCATACCGGCAGTCCGCAGGCGCTGTTCGATGCATGCGCGCGGCAAGGCCAGGTCGAAGGCATGAAGGCGGACGACATGGTGCGACAGCAGCACAGCGCCAGCCTGCCGCAGAAGCTGGTCATCGTGACGGACAGCGCCGCCGACCTGCCCGATGAGATCGGTGAGCGCTACGGCATCGGCGTGGTGCCGGCCCGCGTGGACCTGGACGGCCGCGATTACCTGGACAAGGTGGGCCTGTCGACGGCGGAGTTCTACCGGCGCATGGCCGTGTCGAAGCAGTTGCCGCGCACCAGCCAGCCGCCGCCGGGGGATTTCCGCCGGCAGTTCGAGTTGTCGCTGGCACACCATGCGCGCGTGATGTACGTGGGCCTGTCGCGGGCCCTGTCGGGCACGCTGCAGTCGGGCGAACACGCCGCCGCGCGTGACGAAGGCCGGCGCGTGCACGTGTTCGACACCATCAACGCCGCCTGCGGACAGGCACTGCTGGTCTGGCGCGCGGCCGAGCTGGCGGAACAGGGACGCAGTGAAGCCGACGTGGTCGCCGAACTGGAACGCCTGCGCCCGCTGACACGCATGTGGGCCACCGCGCCGGATATTTCCCATGCGGTGCGCGGCGGTCGCATTCCGCGCTGGGCCGCCCCCATCGCGCGCTTCACCGCGCTGACGCCGATGGCACGCATGAATGCCGAAGGCCGCATGGCGGTGGCGGGCGTGCTGTTCACCCGTGAGCGGGCGCCGGAAGCGTTCGCGCGGCGGGTGGCCGGCAAGCTGGCGGCAGGCACGCGCTGGCGCGTGATCGTGGGGCATTGCGATGCGCGACCGCAGGCCGAACGCCTGCTGGCCGCGTTGCGCCAGCGTGTGTCCATCCACGAGGACCATCTGGTCGAAACCGGTGCGGCGATCGGTGCACATGCAGGGCCCGGTGCATTGATCGTGGCGGTGCAGCCGGCACCGGAAGGCTGA
- the plsY gene encoding glycerol-3-phosphate 1-O-acyltransferase PlsY, producing the protein MPTTLVLLLFAYLLGSVSGSLLLGRFRGVDIRTRGSGNAGGTNALRTLGWKFALGVVVIDIGKGVLATWLALTFAPADGPWAPRALGFAAAFVAAMGHVWPLWHGFRGGKGVGTLLGGLVVLWPLALLPLFLVWVCVLVASGYVGLASIIATACLVPLAVWTKVDLPAQVFSVAAPLLVVFTHRANVRRLLAGTESRFERVRFWRRRA; encoded by the coding sequence ATGCCGACCACGCTCGTCCTGCTGCTCTTCGCCTACCTGCTGGGTTCCGTCTCCGGCAGCCTGCTGCTGGGCCGGTTCCGTGGCGTCGACATCCGTACCCGGGGCAGTGGCAATGCCGGCGGCACGAATGCGTTGCGCACGCTGGGCTGGAAGTTCGCGCTGGGCGTGGTGGTCATCGACATCGGCAAGGGGGTGCTGGCCACCTGGCTGGCGTTGACGTTCGCGCCGGCGGACGGCCCCTGGGCACCACGCGCGCTGGGTTTCGCGGCGGCATTCGTGGCGGCGATGGGCCATGTATGGCCGTTGTGGCACGGCTTCCGCGGCGGCAAGGGGGTCGGCACCTTGCTGGGCGGCCTGGTGGTGTTGTGGCCGCTGGCGTTGCTGCCGCTGTTCCTCGTGTGGGTCTGCGTGCTGGTGGCCAGCGGGTATGTCGGGCTGGCCTCCATCATCGCCACCGCATGCCTGGTTCCGTTGGCCGTGTGGACGAAGGTGGACCTGCCAGCCCAGGTGTTTTCCGTCGCGGCCCCGCTGCTGGTGGTCTTCACCCATCGCGCCAACGTGCGGCGCCTGCTTGCCGGCACCGAGTCGCGTTTCGAGCGCGTGCGCTTCTGGCGCCGTCGCGCATGA
- the birA gene encoding bifunctional biotin--[acetyl-CoA-carboxylase] ligase/biotin operon repressor BirA, which translates to MSGERELLQRLIEGPVSGDALARDAGLTRAAMWKRIEALRDGGVQIEARPGRGYALATPIELLDPADIRARIDAAARVHLARLDVAWSLDSTNSELLRRAAPDAGVAVLLAEQQTVGRGRRGRQWASPMATNLYVSFSRQFSGGLARLGGLSLVAGIAVAEALHQAGYPQVALKWPNDLVVDGRKLGGVLVEGGGEHGGPVRAVVGIGVNVRMPATTAAQIDQPWVDLATLSPAALSRNAIAAQLVSALLPALDQFDRDGLAPFLPRFAALDALAGCDVTLHATAGGETHGMAEGIGGDGALRVRVGDAMQYVHAGEVSVRTP; encoded by the coding sequence ATGAGCGGGGAGCGCGAACTGCTGCAGCGGCTGATCGAGGGGCCGGTCTCCGGGGATGCGCTGGCGCGTGATGCCGGATTGACGCGCGCCGCGATGTGGAAGCGCATCGAGGCGCTTCGCGACGGCGGCGTGCAGATCGAGGCACGTCCGGGACGGGGCTACGCGCTTGCGACGCCGATTGAACTGCTGGACCCGGCCGACATCCGCGCACGCATCGATGCGGCCGCGCGCGTTCACCTGGCTCGACTCGATGTCGCGTGGTCGCTGGATTCGACCAACAGCGAACTGCTGCGCCGCGCCGCGCCCGATGCCGGGGTCGCGGTGCTGCTGGCGGAACAGCAGACCGTCGGCCGTGGCCGGCGGGGACGGCAGTGGGCCTCCCCGATGGCGACCAACCTGTACGTCTCGTTCTCCCGGCAATTCTCGGGAGGCCTGGCGCGACTGGGTGGCCTGAGTCTGGTGGCCGGCATCGCCGTTGCCGAGGCCCTGCACCAGGCCGGCTATCCGCAGGTGGCGTTGAAGTGGCCGAACGACCTGGTGGTGGATGGACGCAAACTGGGTGGCGTGCTGGTGGAAGGGGGGGGCGAGCACGGAGGGCCGGTGCGCGCGGTCGTGGGCATCGGCGTGAATGTCCGCATGCCTGCCACGACGGCCGCGCAGATCGACCAGCCCTGGGTGGATCTGGCGACGCTGTCACCGGCTGCGCTGTCGCGCAATGCGATCGCGGCACAGCTGGTGTCCGCGCTGCTGCCGGCGCTGGACCAATTCGACCGCGACGGACTGGCGCCCTTCCTGCCGCGCTTCGCCGCGCTGGATGCGCTAGCCGGGTGCGACGTTACGTTGCATGCCACCGCGGGCGGCGAAACACATGGCATGGCGGAAGGCATCGGCGGTGACGGGGCGCTGCGCGTGCGCGTCGGCGATGCCATGCAGTACGTGCATGCAGGGGAAGTGAGCGTGAGGACTCCATGA
- a CDS encoding type III pantothenate kinase, whose translation MSHWLFDLGNSRLKFAHLREDGSLGEVVALDHGDRDLVAALETALPSRGELAAASACLASVASPALTAGVVDALTTRFACISLARTQSAMAGVRIAYAAPERLGVDRFLALLAAHARARHAWLVVGVGTAVTIDLLAADGQHRGGRIGPSPRLMRDALHRAAVQLPASGGDYLEFATDTADALASGCEGAAAGLIERSLQQARTQLGETPALLLHGGGAAALQSLLPESVMASALVLEGLALWARAGIRA comes from the coding sequence ATGAGCCACTGGCTGTTCGATCTGGGAAATTCGCGACTGAAGTTCGCCCACCTGCGCGAGGACGGCTCGCTGGGCGAGGTGGTCGCACTGGACCATGGCGACCGTGATCTGGTCGCTGCACTGGAGACGGCACTGCCGTCCCGCGGGGAACTTGCAGCGGCATCGGCCTGCCTGGCCAGTGTTGCTTCGCCGGCGTTGACCGCGGGCGTGGTGGACGCACTGACCACGCGCTTCGCCTGCATTTCCCTGGCACGCACGCAATCGGCGATGGCGGGCGTGCGGATCGCCTATGCCGCACCGGAACGCCTGGGGGTGGACCGCTTCCTCGCGTTGCTGGCGGCGCATGCGCGTGCGCGCCACGCGTGGCTGGTGGTGGGCGTGGGGACCGCAGTGACCATCGACCTGCTGGCGGCGGATGGCCAGCATCGGGGTGGGCGCATCGGCCCTTCTCCCCGATTGATGCGGGACGCGCTGCATCGCGCCGCCGTGCAGCTTCCGGCGAGCGGCGGCGACTACCTGGAGTTCGCGACCGATACGGCCGACGCGCTCGCATCCGGTTGCGAGGGCGCGGCGGCAGGTCTGATCGAGCGCAGCCTGCAGCAGGCGCGCACGCAATTGGGCGAGACGCCAGCGCTGCTGCTGCATGGGGGCGGGGCCGCCGCACTGCAGTCCCTGTTGCCGGAAAGCGTGATGGCGTCCGCGCTGGTGCTGGAAGGGCTCGCGCTCTGGGCCCGCGCCGGTATCCGCGCATGA